From the Myripristis murdjan chromosome 14, fMyrMur1.1, whole genome shotgun sequence genome, one window contains:
- the LOC115370978 gene encoding beta-crystallin A1-like, with amino-acid sequence MALTNPMPMGPWKITVYDQEYFQGRRMEFTACCQNIMECGMENIRSLKVECGAWVGYEHSSFCGQQFVLEKGDYPRFEAYSGSNSYRIERMISFRPICCASHKESRMTVYELENMMGRQFELCDDYPSLQAMGWMHNEVGSMHIQCGAFVCYQYPGYRGHQYIMECDCHGGEYKCYREYGSHAQTPQIQSIRRIQH; translated from the exons ATGGCTCTGACAAACCCTATGCCCATGGGTCCTTGGAAG atCACTGTGTACGACCAGGAGTACTTCCAGGGAAGACGTATGGAGTTCACCGCCTGCTGCCAGAACATCATGGAGTGTGGAATGGAGAACATCCGCTCCCTGAAGGTCGAGTGTGGAGC CTGGGTGGGCTATGAGCACTCCAGCTTCTGCGGCCAGCAGTTTGTCCTGGAGAAGGGAGACTACCCTCGCTTCGAGGCCTACAGCGGCAGCAACTCCTACCGCATTGAGAGGATGATCTCCTTCAGGCCCATCTGCTGTGCT AGCCACAAGGAGTCCCGCATGACCGTCTACGAGCTGGAGAACATGATGGGTCGTCAGTTTGAGCTGTGTGATGACTACCCCTCCCTGCAGGCCATGGGCTGGATGCACAACGAGGTTGGATCCATGCACATCCAGTGTGGAGC CTTTGTGTGCTACCAGTATCCCGGCTACCGTGGCCACCAGTACATCATGGAGTGTGACTGTCACGGAGGAGAGTACAAGTGTTACCGCGAGTATGGCTCCCACGCCCAGACTCCCCAGATTCAGTCCATCAGGAGGATCCAGCACTGA
- the LOC115370980 gene encoding trafficking regulator of GLUT4 1-like codes for MAINTDAAFGKSALGEREVSLLSDFQDTEKLLSTTTAEPTGQTNIKPSDSFSLNIRGSVRSLDADQNGHRSPLKSGSVGHLAAPPKSSSRLSLGPLPSPVPPGSEPPSYLWLAVLSCFCPGWPFNICALWYAHVSKTVLHTGDIEGARKYGRLAMLLSCFAMVLGVAAIIFTVFTIETQK; via the exons ATGGCTATCAACACGGATGCTGCCTTTGGAAAAAGCGCCCTCGGCGAAAGGGAAGTTTCTCTTCTCTCCGACTTCCAGGACACGGAGAAACTGCTAAGCACCACGACCGCCGAGCCCACCGGGCAGACTAACATCAAGCCGTCCGACTCCTTCTCTCTCAACATCAGAGGGAGTGTCCGGTCCCTGGATGCGGATCAGAACGGACACAGGTCGCCGCTCAAATCGGGTTCCGTCGGGCATCTGGCGGCCCCACCCAAATCCTCCTCCCGGCTCAGCCTGGGGCCCCTGCCCTCTCCGGTGCCACCCGGATCCGAACCTCCAAGTTATCTCTGGCTGGCGGTACTGTCCTGTTTCTGCCCTGGCTGGCCCTTCAACATCTGTGCCTTGTGGTATGCACATGTG TCGAAGACTGTTCTCCATACAGGAGACATTGAAGGAGCGAGGAAATATGGGCGTCTCGCTATGCTGCTAAGCTGTTTCGCCATGGTGTTGGGTGTGGCTGCCATCATCTTCACAGTTTTCACAATAG AGACCCAGAAGTGA